From Drosophila subpulchrella strain 33 F10 #4 breed RU33 unplaced genomic scaffold, RU_Dsub_v1.1 Primary Assembly Seq354, whole genome shotgun sequence, the proteins below share one genomic window:
- the LOC119559785 gene encoding esterase B1, translating into MTTRFMDILKLTFKVLSFKYEQRKLATSIYSVIKTKLGPVRGVKRNTIWGESYFSFEKIPFAKPPLGELRFKAPEPVEPWDRELDCTSAAEKPLQAHPLFRKYAGSEDCLYLNVYAKDLQPSKLRPVMVWLYGGGFQVGEASRDMYSPDFFMSKDVVIVTVAYRLGALGFLSLDDPQLDVPGNAGLKDQILALRWVQQNIEAFGGDPKNVTLFGESAGGASTHFLTLCPQTEGLIHKAIIMSGSVLCPWTQPPRNNWAYRLAQKLGYTGGNKDKAILEFLKSVSGGEIVKASGTVLSNDEKHHRIMFAFGPVVEPYTTEHTVIDKSPRDLMNNSWSDRVPMMFGGTSFEGLLFYAEVSRRPATLDEVGNCKNMLPNDLSPNLDPKLRENYGLQLKKAYFGDEPCNQANMMKFLELCSYREFWHPIYRAALARVRQSSAPTYLYRFDHDSKLCNAIRIVLCGYQMRGVCHGDDICYIFHSMLSHQSAPDSPEYKVITGMIDVWTSFAANSDPNCESIKSLKFAPLENETDFKCLNIREQFEVKDLPELQKIKSVWNSFYAPNQL; encoded by the exons ATGACCACCCGCTTTATGGATATACTAAAGCTGACCTTTAA ggtGCTCAGTTTTAAGTATGAGCAGCGCAAGTTGGCCACAAGCATATATTCTGTGATAAAGACGAAGTTGGGACCTGTTCGCGGAGTAAAAAGGAACACAATTTGGGGCGAAAGCTACTTCAGCTTCGAGAAGATACCCTTCGCAAAGCCCCCGTTGGGAGAACTTCGATTCAAGGCCCCGGAACCAGTGGAACCATGGGATCGGGAATTAGACTGCACTTCGGCGGCAGAGAAGCCCCTGCAAGCACACCCGTTATTCCGAAAGTACGCGGGCTCTGAGGATTGCCTCTACTTAAATGTTTATGCTAAGGAT TTGCAACCGAGTAAACTTCGACCTGTGATGGTTTGGCTTTATGGAGGAGGATTTCAAGTTGGAGAGGCCTCTCGCGATATGTACAGTCCCGACTTTTTCATGTCGAAGGATGTTGTTATAGTCACTGTGGCCTATCGACTAGGAGCCTTGGGCTTCCTGAGCTTAGATGATCCTCAGTTAGATGTGCCCGGAAATGCCGGCCTCAAGGATCAAATCTTGGCCCTTCGATGGGTTCAGCAAAATATCGAGGCTTTCGGCGGTGATCCTAAAAATGTGACACTCTTTGGCGAGAGTGCTGGAGGAGCATCCACCCACTTCCTCACACTATGTCCCCAAACCGAGGGACTTATCCACAAAGCCATCATTATGTCGGGCAGTGTTTTGTGCCCCTGGACACAGCCACCGAGGAATAATTGGGCCTATCGCCTGGCCCAGAAATTGGGATACACTGGCGGTAATAAGGATAAGGCCATCCTTGAGTTCCTGAAATCAGTGAGTGGTGGCGAGATTGTTAAGGCCTCCGGGACAGTCCTCAGCAATGACGAAAAGCATCACCGAATTATGTTTGCCTTTGGACCTGTTGTAGAACCCTACACCACCGAGCACACTGTGATTGATAAATCACCCCGAGATCTAATGAATAATAGCTGGAGCGACAGGGTGCCCATGATGTTCGGAGGCACCAGTTTCGAGGGACTGCTTTTCTATGCAG AGGTTTCAAGGCGGCCAGCAACCCTGGATGAGGTGGGAAACTGCAAAAACATGCTGCCGAACGATCTGAGCCCCAATTTGGATCCCAAGCTGCGCGAAAACTACGGATTGCAGTTGAAGAAGGCTTACTTCGGCGACGAACCCTGCAACCAGGCCAACATGATGAAGTTCCTGGAACTGTGCTCATACCGCGAGTTCTGGCACCCCATTTATAGGGCTGCTTTGGCTAGAGTCCGCCAGTCCAGTGCTCCCACCTATCTATATCGCTTTGATCACGATTCAAAATTGTGCAATGCCATCAGGATTGTGCTTTGTGGTTATCAGATGCGAGGTGTTTGCCATGGCGACGACATCTGCTATATATTCCACAGCATGCTGTCCCACCAATCAGCGCCAGATTCACCGGAATACAAGGTAATCACCGGAATGATCGACGTTTGGACGAGTTTCGCCGCCAACAGTGATCCCAACTGCGAAAGTATAAAGTCTCTGAAGTTCGCTCCCCTCGAAAACGAAACGGATTTCAAGTGCCTCAATATTAGGGAGCAGTTCGAAGTAAAAGATCTCCCTGAATTGCAGAAAATCAAATCAGTGTGGAACAGTTTTTACGCCCCGAATCAACTGTAG
- the LOC119559796 gene encoding uncharacterized protein LOC119559796, translated as MDALLKIILLISFFLIAVSLHFTICDDVPSAEADTVVTESEEHYTASDDYDI; from the exons ATGGATGCACTACTGAAAATTATCTTATTGATCAG tttttttttaattgctgtAAGTCTACACTTTACAATATGTGATGATGTTCCATCTGCCGAAGCCGACACGGTTGTAACTGAAAGTGAGGAGCACTATACCGCATCAGATGACTACGACATTTAA